In the Hordeum vulgare subsp. vulgare chromosome 7H, MorexV3_pseudomolecules_assembly, whole genome shotgun sequence genome, one interval contains:
- the LOC123411498 gene encoding alpha/beta hydrolase domain-containing protein 17C-like encodes MGAVASTVAARFAFFPPSPPSYGVEPPPSPAAAAADGAVVELSGVPRRGGVEARRLPTKRGTEVVAMYVRQPGARLTLLYSHGNAADLGQMYELFVELSSHLNVNLMGYDYSGYGQSSGKPSEQNTYSDIEAAYRCLIETYGASEENIILYGQSVGSGPTLDLASRLPHLRAVVLHSPISSGLRVMYPVKHTYWFDIYKNIDKVALVKCPVLVIHGTSDDVVDCSHGRALWELSKVKYEPLWVKGGNHCNLELYPEYIKHLKKFITAIEKSPPLKDESPESSGPSDLETGSESMESSRKSTDVRDKSRSSTDHRRSTDRREKPRSSIDRKDKSRKSVDHPDKPRASVDQSDKPRKSIDRFGGMMRSVKLCNIDCFKVTSTSGS; translated from the exons ATGGGCGCCGTCGCCTCCACGGTGGCGGCGCGCTTCGCCTTCTTCCCGCCCTCCCCGCCGTCGTACGGCGTCGAGCCCCCGCCCTCGCCGGCCGCCGCGGCCGCGGACGGCGCGGTGGTGGAGCTAAGCGGGGTGCCCCGCCGGGGCGGCGTGGAGGCGCGGCGGCTGCCGACCAAGCGCGGCACGGAGGTGGTCGCCATGTACGTGCGCCAGCCCGGGGCGCGCCTCACGCTGCTCTACTCCCACGGCAACGCCGCCGACCTGGGCCAGATGTACGAGCTCTTCGTCGAGCTCAGCTCCCACCTCAACGTCAACCTCATGGG TTACGATTATTCTGGATATGGGCAATCATCTGGGAAG CCAAGTGAGCAGAACACTTATTCAGACATAGAGGCTGCTTATAGGTGTCTCATAGAAACTTATGGGGCCTCCGAGGAAAACATCATTCTGTATGGCCAATCAGTTGGCAGCGGCCCTACTTTGGATTTGGCATCTCGTTTGCCTCATTTGAGAGCAGTGGTTCTACATAGCCCAATTTCATCTGGCTTGAGAGTAATGTATCCTGTGAAACATACGTACTGGTTTGACATATATAAG AACATTGACAAAGTTGCATTGGTCAAATGTCCCGTGCTAGTAATCCAT GGTACGTCtgatgatgttgtcgactgttctCATGGGAGAGCGCTTTGGGAACTCTCCAAAGTGAAGTATGAGCCTTTGTGGGTCAAAGGGGGTAACCATTGTAATTTGGAACTCTATCCGGAATACATTAAGCACCTAAAGAAGTTCATCACAGCCATAGAGAAGTCCCCACCACTGAAAGATGAATCTCCAGAAAGCTCAGGTCCTTCAGATCTTGAAACAGGATCTGAAAGTATGGAGAGTTCAAGAAAAAGCACGGATGTGAGGGACAAATCAAGGTCAAGCACTGATCACAGGCGGAGTACAGATCGCCGGGAGAAACCAAGGAGCAGCATAGATAGGAAGGATAAAAGCAGAAAGAGTGTAGATCATCCTGACAAACCACGGGCTAGTGTGGATCAATCTGATAAGCCACGGAAAAGCATTGACCG CTTTGGAGGGATGATGAGGTCGGTCAAATTGTGCAATATTGACTGCTTCAAAGTAACTTCCACTTCTGGGAGCTGA